GTTGCTATTGAAAAAGAAACTACCGATAAACTGGCTGCTGTTTTTATATCAGAATTGCTATCCGTTGTCAAATCCTATTCTAAAAATGGTTAGAAAACCCATACATTGTGCTTTAATAACGGATATAAATCTTATTTGACTTGTTGGTGTAAGTTTTAAATAATTTGGACCGCATAATTAACACTCAAACAGTTGTAAATCATTGATTTTTAGCGTAACTTTAAGGATGTTTCTTCTAATTTACATTACTAAAAAAATATTACAATGGAATTTATAGATTATTATAAAATTCTCGAAGTCCCCAAAACCGCTACAGAAGCCGATATTAAAAAAGCGTATCGCAAATTGGCTCGTAAATTCCATCCAGATGTTAGTCCGAATGACAAGAATGCTGAAAAGAAATTTAAGGAAATCAATGAAGCCAATGAAGTATTAAGTCATCCCGAAAACCGTAAAAAATACGATAAGTACGGTAAAGACTGGCAACATGCGGAGGAGTTTGAAAAAGCTGGATATAATCCCAACCAACAACAAAGTACAGGAAGACAACAACAATCGGCAGATTTCTCAGATGATTTTTCCGATTACTTTCAGTCCATGTTTGGTAATGCAGGAGGAGGAAGAGGTAGGGAAGTCAGATACCGAGGACAAGACCTTACTGCCGAATTACGTCTAACTTTAAAAGACGTTTATCAAACCCAAAAACAAACTTTAACAGTCAATCATAAAAGTATTAGAATTACTATTCCTGCTGGAGTGGAAAACGGACAAATTATAAAGATTCCAGGTCACGGTGCTCCAGGTGCCAATGGCGGACCTAATGGCGACTTATATATAACTTTCTCAATTGTCGATACTCCTCCTTTTAAAAGAGATGGTAATAATCTGTATACCAATGTTGATTTAGACCTATACACAGCTGTATTAGGAGGTGATATGGTGGTCAATACTTTTGATGGTAAAGTAAAATTGAAAGTCCCACCCGAAACCCAAACGGGTACTAAAGTAAAATTAAAAGGAAAAGGATTCCCCCTTTATAAAACGGAAGGTCAGTACGGAGATTTATACATCACGTATACAATTAAAACTCCTACTAATCTGACCGAAAAGGAGAAAGAATTATTTGTTGAACTTTCAAAATTAAGAAACGATGAATAGTGACGATTTAATAGTAATTGACTTGTTTTGTTTGCACCACGGAATAGAGGTAGATTTTATTTTTGAGCTACAAAGTCAGGGTATGATTGACATTGTAGAACGAGAAGAAAAGAAATATTTCTCGGTGGCTCAATTGGTTTCTATTGAAAAAATAATCCGATTGCATTACGACCTCAATATTAATCTAGAAGGGATTGATGTGATTATGAATTTACTCCATCAAATGGAAGAGTACCAAAGACAACTGCAAATCGCCAAGAACAAGTTAGCTTTTTTTGAAGAGGAGTAACTGATTTTTTTGACTACGAAATGCCCTTATATCAAATCATCTGTTTTTTTCTATAATGTAACTTTTATCATATTTTACGCAAACCATTAGTTGTAATTTTGCTTTAAAACAGATTAATTATAATTTAAAATTACAAGTAAAATGTTCAAAATACTCAATAAAATGTTTTCTACTAAAGGAGATATTAATTTAGCTCAAATAGTAAATGATGGCGCTTTTTTGGTAGACGTGCGTTCGGCTGACGAATTTGCTCAAGGTCATTTAAAAGGGTCAGTCAACATTCCCTTAAATCAAATCCCTAACTTTTTATCAAAATTTAAAGGCAAAAAAAATATTGTGGTATTTTGTAAAAGTGGAGGCAGAAGTAATCAAGCCAAATATATTTTAGAACACAATGGATTTACAAATGTGTATAATGGCGGTACTTGGGAGAATGTGGAATCTCTTTTAAACAAGTAAAAATATAAATCATGAAAAAAAATATGGGGACAGTCGACAGACTAATCCGTGTGTTAATCGCGGTTGTAATAGCAATTTTGTATTTAACTAATGTTATAAGCGGTGTTCTGGCTTTAGTGTTAGTAGGATTGGCTATCATCTTTGTTATGACTAGTTTGCTTAGTTTTTGTCCATTATATGCTCTATTACGTATTAACACTTGTTATAAAAAATAAAGATGACTAATTCCTTTCAAGAGATTATCAATTCAGACAAACCAGTTTTACTCGACTTTTTTGCTACTTGGTGTGGTCCTTGCCAAATGTTAGCTCCCGTACTCAAGAACGTAAAAGATAGTTTAGGCGATCGCATTACTATCATAAAAATTGATGTCGATAAGAATCAAGAACTAGCCTCAAAATACCAAATTCGTGGCGTTCCTACGATGATGTTATTCCAAAACGGCAAATCATTATGGAGGCAATCCGGAGTTTTAACCAAAGAACAGCTAACTGAGATTATTTTGCAAAAAACCAATTAATAAGTTGTAAATTCACTTTATGAAACAACTAAAATCTACTCTAATCATTATTTCATTGTTACTAATCCAATCCACATTCGCATGTGAATGTGATTCTAAAGGCGATTTTTTGAAAGTGGCCAACAAAACACCATTTGTGGCATTAGTAAAAGTGACTAAATATTTAACCTTCAAAGACATTTATAAAGAGAAAATGCCCATGTCAATGGAAGTTGAAGTTAAAGCAATATACAAGGGAAAAGAAACTCGAAAAAAAATTACCGTTTGGGGCGACAACGGAATATTATGCAGACCCTATCTTTCAAAATTCAAAATAGGCAACTATTACGTGATTGCTTTTTATAATGGTGAGGGAGGCTCA
The window above is part of the Flavobacterium sp. N1994 genome. Proteins encoded here:
- a CDS encoding DnaJ C-terminal domain-containing protein; this translates as MEFIDYYKILEVPKTATEADIKKAYRKLARKFHPDVSPNDKNAEKKFKEINEANEVLSHPENRKKYDKYGKDWQHAEEFEKAGYNPNQQQSTGRQQQSADFSDDFSDYFQSMFGNAGGGRGREVRYRGQDLTAELRLTLKDVYQTQKQTLTVNHKSIRITIPAGVENGQIIKIPGHGAPGANGGPNGDLYITFSIVDTPPFKRDGNNLYTNVDLDLYTAVLGGDMVVNTFDGKVKLKVPPETQTGTKVKLKGKGFPLYKTEGQYGDLYITYTIKTPTNLTEKEKELFVELSKLRNDE
- a CDS encoding chaperone modulator CbpM — protein: MNSDDLIVIDLFCLHHGIEVDFIFELQSQGMIDIVEREEKKYFSVAQLVSIEKIIRLHYDLNINLEGIDVIMNLLHQMEEYQRQLQIAKNKLAFFEEE
- a CDS encoding rhodanese-like domain-containing protein, whose protein sequence is MFKILNKMFSTKGDINLAQIVNDGAFLVDVRSADEFAQGHLKGSVNIPLNQIPNFLSKFKGKKNIVVFCKSGGRSNQAKYILEHNGFTNVYNGGTWENVESLLNK
- a CDS encoding DUF2892 domain-containing protein, with amino-acid sequence MGTVDRLIRVLIAVVIAILYLTNVISGVLALVLVGLAIIFVMTSLLSFCPLYALLRINTCYKK
- the trxA gene encoding thioredoxin, which translates into the protein MTNSFQEIINSDKPVLLDFFATWCGPCQMLAPVLKNVKDSLGDRITIIKIDVDKNQELASKYQIRGVPTMMLFQNGKSLWRQSGVLTKEQLTEIILQKTN